A genomic stretch from Shewanella sediminis HAW-EB3 includes:
- a CDS encoding aminodeoxychorismate/anthranilate synthase component II, whose product MKLYLLDNFDSFTYNLVDQFRSLGFEVVIYRNDVDADFIAGKILSETDNAALVLSPGPGAPHEAGCLMELIAKVAGKVPMLGICLGHQAMIEHFGGKVERAPQVVHGKASPTYHKQEGIFHDLPSPLPVARYHSLVATQVPDSLDVIATTENMPMAISHRQYKAVGFQFHPESILTTLGSQLLIQTLNYLTSTEVKEGAGA is encoded by the coding sequence ATGAAACTGTACCTACTCGATAACTTCGACTCGTTCACCTATAACCTGGTCGACCAATTCAGAAGCCTGGGCTTTGAGGTTGTCATCTACCGCAACGATGTCGATGCCGATTTTATTGCAGGCAAAATTCTCAGCGAAACAGATAATGCTGCACTCGTGCTTTCACCCGGGCCGGGAGCCCCACATGAAGCCGGTTGCCTGATGGAGCTGATAGCTAAAGTTGCGGGCAAGGTCCCTATGTTAGGTATCTGCCTGGGCCACCAGGCGATGATTGAACATTTCGGTGGCAAGGTCGAACGCGCGCCACAGGTTGTGCATGGTAAAGCCAGCCCAACTTATCATAAACAAGAGGGGATATTCCACGACCTGCCATCTCCGCTCCCCGTCGCTCGATACCACAGCCTGGTCGCGACTCAGGTTCCAGACAGCCTCGATGTTATCGCGACAACGGAAAATATGCCTATGGCTATTTCACATCGACAATACAAAGCCGTCGGCTTTCAGTTCCATCCGGAATCGATACTCACCACCCTTGGCAGCCAGCTGCTGATCCAAACGCTTAATTATCTAACCAGCACTGAAGTAAAAGAGGGAGCAGGCGCATGA
- the trpD gene encoding anthranilate phosphoribosyltransferase — translation MSDSTDLQPLIDKLYRGESVSRSKAKQLFSCIINGEMSEAAMAGMLVAMKMRGETIDEISGAADALISAAKAFPTPSDATRKQGIVDIVGTGGDGHNTINISTTAAFVAAASGAKVAKHGNRSVSSKSGSSDLLAQFGIDLTMAPETARDCLDELGLCFLFAPHYHGGVRHAVPVRQALKTRTLFNVLGPLINPSHPDYILLGVYSEELVQPIAEVLKALGMKRAMVVHGSGLDEVAVHGNTSVCELTDGELKQYTLTPEVLGVPRANLKELEGGSPEENAEFTRAILQGQGRTAHTNAVAVNAGCALYISGVCDSVESGTALALETLASTKAYTLLERLASASANQAKVGA, via the coding sequence ATGAGCGACAGCACAGATCTACAACCACTTATCGACAAATTGTATCGAGGTGAGAGTGTCTCACGCAGCAAAGCCAAGCAACTGTTCAGCTGCATCATTAACGGTGAGATGAGCGAAGCGGCAATGGCAGGCATGTTAGTCGCCATGAAGATGCGCGGCGAAACCATAGATGAGATATCCGGCGCTGCAGATGCGCTTATATCGGCGGCAAAGGCATTCCCAACTCCCAGTGATGCGACTCGAAAACAGGGAATCGTCGATATTGTCGGTACCGGCGGCGATGGCCACAACACCATCAATATCTCCACAACGGCGGCCTTCGTTGCTGCAGCGTCCGGGGCTAAGGTGGCTAAGCATGGCAATCGCAGTGTATCGAGCAAATCAGGCTCATCGGATCTGCTGGCGCAATTTGGTATCGACCTTACCATGGCGCCGGAGACCGCCCGGGATTGCTTAGATGAATTGGGGCTCTGTTTCCTGTTTGCTCCACACTATCACGGCGGGGTTCGCCACGCAGTTCCCGTCAGACAGGCGCTCAAGACCCGCACCCTGTTCAATGTCCTGGGGCCACTCATCAACCCCTCTCACCCGGACTACATCCTGCTCGGCGTTTACAGCGAAGAGTTGGTTCAACCGATAGCTGAAGTACTCAAAGCACTGGGGATGAAGCGCGCGATGGTCGTTCATGGTAGCGGACTGGACGAAGTCGCTGTCCATGGCAATACTTCAGTCTGTGAGCTCACAGACGGCGAGCTCAAACAATACACCCTAACCCCTGAGGTGCTGGGCGTACCCAGGGCAAACCTGAAAGAGTTAGAGGGCGGCTCGCCCGAAGAGAATGCCGAGTTCACCCGCGCTATCTTACAGGGCCAAGGCCGGACGGCGCATACCAACGCGGTCGCGGTTAATGCAGGTTGCGCCCTGTACATTTCAGGCGTGTGTGATAGCGTCGAGTCGGGTACAGCACTGGCACTAGAGACGTTAGCCAGCACCAAGGCCTATACACTTCTTGAGCGGCTTGCCAGTGCAAGCGCTAACCAAGCAAAAGTCGGAGCATAA
- the trpCF gene encoding bifunctional indole-3-glycerol-phosphate synthase TrpC/phosphoribosylanthranilate isomerase TrpF: MSSSSTPKESNVLTKIVDTKAAHMEALKLRFPEAMLEPKISDRSLYEALKAPNAGFIFECKKASPSKGLIREQFDVEAIADVYNEYAAGISVLTDEQFFQGDMDYIPKVRARVKQPILCKDFFIDTYQVKLAAHQGADAILLMLSVLDDEQYRLLANEAEKYQLDMLTEVSNEQELERAIALNAAIIGINNRNLRDLSTDLSTTEALAPHIPADRVVISESGIYNQAQVRRLSPLVDGFLVGSSLMAEDDLDLACRTLTLGHNKVCGLTRSEDIQAVANSGAVYGGLIFYPKSPRSISLERATELLEHHRATGPGLNFVGVFVNEEPQIIAKTASQLNLFAVQLHGKESEYEIDQVRAALNTMNCNAQLWKAVAVNADVESQSEITVPANVDRVLFDSKSSRSGTSQFGGTGLTFNWQQALPNKQAAMLAGGLTAELALEASQQGFYGLDFNSGLESAPGIKDHEKIATAFSALRQY; the protein is encoded by the coding sequence GTGAGCAGTTCATCCACACCAAAAGAGAGTAACGTGTTAACCAAAATAGTCGATACCAAAGCGGCGCACATGGAAGCACTGAAATTACGTTTTCCGGAAGCGATGCTCGAGCCTAAGATCTCCGACCGCAGTCTTTATGAAGCTCTCAAAGCCCCCAATGCCGGGTTTATTTTCGAGTGTAAGAAGGCCAGCCCTTCTAAGGGACTCATTCGTGAACAGTTCGACGTCGAAGCGATAGCGGATGTCTACAACGAATATGCCGCCGGGATCTCGGTCCTTACCGATGAGCAATTTTTTCAGGGTGATATGGATTATATCCCTAAGGTACGCGCCCGGGTTAAACAGCCTATCTTGTGTAAAGACTTCTTCATCGATACCTATCAGGTTAAGCTCGCCGCTCATCAGGGCGCCGATGCCATCTTGTTGATGCTCTCAGTACTCGATGACGAGCAATATCGCTTATTGGCCAATGAAGCCGAAAAATACCAGCTCGATATGCTCACCGAGGTGAGTAACGAGCAGGAGCTTGAACGCGCCATCGCACTGAATGCGGCGATAATCGGCATTAACAACAGAAATTTGCGCGACCTTTCAACAGACTTGTCTACAACCGAAGCACTGGCGCCCCACATCCCTGCCGACAGAGTCGTCATTAGCGAGTCTGGCATATACAACCAGGCACAGGTACGCCGTTTAAGTCCTCTGGTCGATGGTTTCTTAGTGGGCAGCTCCTTAATGGCCGAAGACGATCTGGATCTTGCCTGCCGCACCCTCACCCTGGGCCATAATAAAGTGTGTGGTCTGACGCGTAGCGAAGATATTCAAGCCGTTGCAAACTCGGGGGCTGTCTATGGCGGTTTAATCTTTTACCCTAAATCTCCCCGTAGCATTAGCCTTGAGCGCGCCACCGAGCTCCTCGAGCACCACAGAGCCACCGGGCCCGGGCTTAATTTCGTTGGTGTCTTCGTTAATGAAGAGCCACAAATCATCGCCAAGACCGCAAGCCAGCTCAATCTCTTTGCCGTACAACTCCATGGCAAGGAATCTGAGTATGAAATTGATCAGGTCAGGGCAGCCCTGAATACCATGAACTGTAATGCACAGCTCTGGAAGGCTGTCGCCGTCAATGCCGATGTTGAGAGCCAGAGTGAAATCACGGTGCCAGCGAACGTGGACCGGGTGTTGTTCGATAGTAAGAGCAGCAGATCCGGTACATCTCAGTTTGGCGGCACCGGCCTGACCTTCAACTGGCAGCAGGCACTACCGAATAAGCAAGCGGCCATGTTGGCCGGAGGTTTGACTGCGGAGCTTGCCCTGGAGGCGAGCCAACAAGGCTTTTATGGACTGGACTTTAACTCAGGCCTTGAAAGCGCACCGGGCATTAAAGATCACGAAAAAATAGCGACAGCGTTTAGTGCTCTGAGACAGTATTAA